Proteins encoded by one window of Brevibacterium atlanticum:
- a CDS encoding APC family permease: MPSQSPLSSGTPTSVKVVHDKGLKRDIGKTGLLFTGVGSIIGSGWLFGAFDAASMAGPAAILSWAVGAILIIFVALNYSELGVMFPVAGGVVRYPHYAFGSFASYTSGWITWLSAAGTVGIEVLAAVQYASSYMPWLMETKEGVLVLTIPGIFVSIAMVGVFCIINMFGVKFFAQFNNVLVWWKLAVIVLVFIGLALLAFNPGHFHMPEFGGFAPNGIAPIFASLPAAGIIFSYLGFRQGVEFAGETKNPQKNVPFAVIGSIVLTAIIYILLQVAFIGAIPTELLKDGWGGLSFSNSAGPWAEIAIMLGAMWLAIILYIDAVVSPADTGLIFTALSPRLSYSQARVGNAPKALTKLSKRGIPWLGLLVTFIVACFLFFPFPSWAKMVGFITSGTVISFGSGPITVAALRRQLPNQERPFRIPGGDILPFLGFLAANLIVFWTGWDTNWKLFLAMVLGYVVLGLHYMFSDRKTIPPLQFRSGWWMLLWLGGLAVLSYLGTYGEGALGVLTFGWGELAVVIVTLVVFYVGIKFRLKSEDVVANVENTKETSAEHIDGE; the protein is encoded by the coding sequence GTGCCCTCACAAAGTCCCCTGTCGTCCGGCACGCCCACGAGCGTGAAGGTCGTCCACGACAAAGGCCTCAAGCGCGATATCGGCAAGACCGGCCTGCTCTTCACCGGAGTCGGATCGATCATCGGCTCCGGATGGCTCTTCGGTGCCTTCGACGCCGCGAGCATGGCCGGTCCGGCCGCGATCCTGTCCTGGGCCGTCGGCGCGATCCTCATCATCTTCGTCGCACTCAACTACTCCGAACTCGGGGTCATGTTCCCCGTCGCCGGGGGTGTCGTGCGCTACCCGCACTATGCGTTCGGTTCGTTCGCCAGCTACACCAGCGGGTGGATCACGTGGCTCTCGGCGGCCGGCACCGTCGGCATCGAGGTGCTCGCGGCCGTCCAGTACGCGTCGAGCTACATGCCGTGGCTGATGGAGACGAAGGAAGGCGTGCTCGTCCTCACCATCCCCGGCATCTTCGTGTCCATCGCGATGGTCGGAGTCTTCTGCATCATCAACATGTTCGGTGTGAAGTTCTTCGCGCAGTTCAACAACGTGCTGGTGTGGTGGAAGCTCGCCGTCATCGTCCTCGTCTTCATCGGTCTCGCACTGCTGGCGTTCAACCCCGGACACTTCCACATGCCCGAGTTCGGCGGATTCGCGCCCAACGGCATCGCCCCGATCTTCGCCTCCCTGCCGGCGGCGGGCATCATCTTCTCCTACCTCGGATTCCGCCAGGGCGTGGAGTTCGCCGGTGAGACGAAGAACCCGCAGAAGAACGTCCCGTTCGCCGTCATCGGATCGATCGTGCTCACCGCGATCATCTACATCCTCCTGCAGGTCGCGTTCATCGGCGCCATCCCCACCGAGCTGCTCAAGGACGGCTGGGGCGGACTGTCGTTCTCGAACTCGGCAGGTCCGTGGGCGGAGATCGCGATCATGCTCGGTGCGATGTGGCTGGCGATCATCCTCTACATCGACGCCGTCGTCTCTCCTGCCGACACCGGCCTGATCTTCACCGCGCTCAGCCCCCGCCTGTCGTACTCGCAGGCGCGCGTCGGCAACGCCCCGAAGGCGCTGACGAAGCTGAGCAAGCGCGGAATCCCGTGGCTGGGTCTGCTGGTGACGTTCATCGTCGCCTGCTTCCTGTTCTTCCCGTTCCCGTCGTGGGCGAAGATGGTCGGGTTCATCACCTCCGGAACCGTCATCTCGTTCGGCTCGGGCCCGATCACGGTCGCTGCGCTGCGCCGGCAGCTGCCGAATCAGGAGCGTCCGTTCCGCATCCCCGGCGGAGACATCCTGCCGTTCCTCGGCTTCCTCGCCGCGAACCTCATCGTGTTCTGGACCGGATGGGACACGAACTGGAAGCTGTTCCTCGCGATGGTGCTCGGCTACGTGGTCCTCGGCCTGCACTACATGTTCAGCGACCGCAAGACGATCCCGCCGCTGCAGTTCCGGTCCGGTTGGTGGATGCTGTTGTGGCTCGGCGGCCTGGCCGTGCTCAGCTACCTCGGCACCTACGGCGAGGGCGCCCTGGGCGTACTCACCTTCGGCTGGGGCGAGCTGGCCGTCGTCATCGTCACCCTCGTCGTCTTCTACGTCGGCATCAAGTTCCGCCTGAAGTCGGAGGACGTCGTCGCCAACGTCGAGAACACGAAGGAGACCAGCGCCGAACACATCGACGGGGAATGA
- a CDS encoding acetoacetate--CoA ligase → MTAEPIWRPDPDQTPRPQILDFTEFANQRTGQNMVSYDDLWRWSVDDLDGFWGAIWDFFNVIADEPYTEVLADRSMPGATWFPGTRINYAEHALRAALDDNLADEPAIITVTEDGRRSETTWRELRRQVGSVAAWLRSLGVGEGDRVVGYLPNTHHTLIAFLASASIGAIWSACAQDYAAEGAAAKLGQLEPTVLFAADGYLWNGTAHDRRDQVADLASRIPSLRAVVGVGNLGVGALDEHHTIANLSTWDDVASGDTPPEFVRVDFDTPLWVLYSSGTTGIPKGIVHSHGGVVVDHLRMFGLHMDIRPGDRFFWYTNTNWMMWNFVVSALVAGGTTVCFDGSPLCPGPGRLWEIAADTQANVLGLSPGILLAGMKAGLEPGRDLDLSQLRLIGATGAPVPAACFPWVRDAIGERVQLASTSGGTDVVSGFAGSAPNLEVWAGELSAPNLGVALESWDDSGHPLIGEVGEMVITAPMPTMPVKFWNDPDGQRYRETYFSMFPGVWRHGDWITITDHGSVIISGRSDATLNRHGVRLGSADIYDIVDDIAEVAESLVIGAEQPDGGYWMPLFVVLGDGVSLDSSLKERIAGDLRSKASPRHVPDDIIAVPAIPHTRTGKKLEVPVKRLIQGHPLEKVANPDAVDSFEALEYFARFAEG, encoded by the coding sequence TTGACCGCTGAACCGATCTGGCGTCCCGACCCCGACCAAACGCCACGCCCGCAGATTCTCGACTTCACCGAGTTCGCCAACCAGCGCACCGGCCAGAACATGGTCAGCTACGACGATCTGTGGCGCTGGTCGGTAGACGACCTCGACGGATTCTGGGGTGCCATCTGGGACTTCTTTAACGTCATCGCCGACGAACCGTACACCGAGGTCCTCGCCGATCGATCCATGCCCGGCGCCACCTGGTTCCCCGGCACCCGCATCAACTATGCCGAACACGCACTCCGAGCCGCCCTCGACGACAACCTCGCTGACGAACCCGCGATCATCACCGTCACCGAAGACGGCCGCAGGTCCGAGACCACTTGGCGGGAACTGCGCCGGCAGGTCGGATCCGTCGCTGCCTGGCTGCGCAGCCTCGGCGTGGGTGAGGGCGACCGGGTCGTCGGGTACCTGCCGAACACCCACCACACCCTCATCGCCTTCCTCGCCTCCGCCTCGATCGGTGCCATCTGGTCCGCCTGCGCCCAGGACTACGCCGCCGAAGGAGCCGCCGCCAAACTCGGCCAGCTCGAGCCCACCGTCCTCTTCGCCGCCGACGGCTACCTCTGGAACGGCACCGCCCACGACCGCCGCGACCAGGTCGCGGACCTGGCGTCACGCATCCCGAGCCTGCGGGCAGTCGTGGGGGTCGGCAACCTCGGCGTGGGTGCTCTGGATGAACACCACACGATTGCGAACCTCTCCACCTGGGACGACGTCGCCTCCGGCGATACCCCGCCCGAATTCGTGCGCGTCGATTTCGACACCCCGCTGTGGGTGCTCTACTCCTCGGGCACGACGGGAATCCCCAAGGGGATCGTGCACAGCCACGGCGGGGTGGTCGTCGACCACCTGCGCATGTTCGGCCTGCACATGGACATCAGGCCCGGCGACCGCTTCTTCTGGTACACGAACACGAACTGGATGATGTGGAACTTCGTCGTCTCCGCACTGGTGGCAGGAGGCACCACCGTCTGCTTCGACGGCAGCCCCCTCTGCCCCGGCCCGGGACGGCTGTGGGAGATCGCCGCGGACACGCAGGCCAACGTGCTCGGGCTCAGCCCAGGAATCCTGCTCGCGGGAATGAAGGCCGGGCTCGAACCCGGTCGGGATCTCGACCTTTCGCAGCTGCGGCTCATCGGGGCCACCGGGGCGCCCGTGCCGGCTGCCTGCTTCCCCTGGGTTCGCGACGCCATCGGCGAGCGCGTGCAGTTGGCCTCGACGAGCGGGGGCACGGACGTGGTCAGCGGATTCGCCGGCTCCGCACCGAACCTCGAGGTGTGGGCGGGTGAGCTCTCGGCGCCGAACCTCGGCGTGGCACTCGAATCCTGGGACGACTCTGGCCATCCACTCATCGGCGAGGTCGGGGAGATGGTCATCACCGCACCGATGCCGACGATGCCCGTGAAGTTCTGGAACGACCCCGACGGGCAGCGCTACCGGGAGACGTACTTCTCGATGTTCCCCGGAGTGTGGCGCCACGGTGATTGGATCACCATCACCGACCACGGCAGCGTCATCATCTCCGGGCGCTCGGACGCCACCCTCAACCGGCACGGCGTACGCTTGGGCAGCGCGGACATCTACGACATCGTCGACGACATCGCCGAGGTGGCCGAATCCCTCGTCATCGGTGCCGAGCAGCCGGATGGCGGGTATTGGATGCCGTTGTTTGTGGTGTTGGGTGACGGGGTTTCGTTGGATTCTTCTTTGAAGGAGCGGATTGCTGGGGATCTGCGGTCGAAGGCCTCGCCGCGGCACGTGCCCGATGACATCATCGCTGTTCCTGCGATTCCGCACACTCGGACGGGCAAGAAGCTTGAAGTGCCGGTGAAGCGACTCATCCAGGGCCATCCGTTGGAGAAGGTGGCGAACCCGGATGCCGTGGATTCGTTCGAGGCGTTGGAGTATTTTGCGCGGTTTGCTGAGGGGTGA
- a CDS encoding sulfate adenylyltransferase subunit 1, with translation MTTTTTPSEPATDVVDAKTKTLLRFATAGSVDDGKSTLVGRLLHDAKAILADQLEAVTATSRERGFLGGEFDFALLTDGLRAEREQGITIDVAYRYFATDRRSFILADCPGHVQYTRNMVTGATTADAVVVLIDARNRPTEQTRRHLTVVSRLGIRHVIIAVNKIDLLDYDQTAIEAVEREVADLAAEVGLDSPHIIPMSALAGDNIATTSENTPWYQGPALLDLLETLPSKDEATADLEPFRLDVQTVLRPQGGLAPGLDADDFRDYRAVAGQITSGRVSLGDEIDVHPAGIRTTVTGIDTADGPLETAGAPQSVALRLADDIDTARGTVIAGAGTLPPARRELTAEVFPFTSEGLRTGDRVLVKTGTTTVKGIVTIETKRNLATAQTEAAEVLAGNDIGQARVKLAAELPVADFRAHGSAGAFVIIDPQSGNTLAAGIHTPEANS, from the coding sequence ATGACGACAACGACCACCCCCTCAGAACCGGCCACCGACGTCGTGGACGCGAAGACGAAGACGCTGCTGCGTTTCGCCACCGCCGGATCCGTCGACGACGGCAAATCCACCCTCGTCGGTCGGCTCCTCCACGATGCGAAGGCGATCCTCGCCGACCAGCTCGAAGCCGTGACCGCGACCAGCCGGGAACGCGGATTCCTCGGCGGCGAATTCGACTTCGCCCTGCTCACCGACGGTCTGCGGGCCGAACGGGAACAGGGCATCACCATCGACGTCGCCTACCGCTACTTCGCGACCGATCGTCGCTCGTTCATCCTCGCCGACTGCCCCGGGCACGTGCAGTACACCCGGAACATGGTCACCGGCGCGACGACCGCCGATGCCGTCGTCGTCCTCATCGACGCGCGCAACCGTCCCACCGAGCAGACCCGCCGTCACCTGACCGTGGTCTCCCGGCTGGGCATCCGCCACGTCATCATCGCGGTGAACAAGATCGACCTCCTCGACTACGACCAGACCGCGATCGAGGCCGTCGAACGTGAGGTTGCCGACCTCGCCGCCGAGGTGGGGCTCGATTCCCCGCACATCATCCCGATGTCCGCGCTGGCCGGGGACAACATCGCGACCACCTCGGAGAACACCCCCTGGTACCAAGGCCCGGCACTGCTCGACCTGCTCGAGACCCTGCCGAGCAAGGATGAGGCCACCGCGGATCTCGAACCCTTCCGCCTCGACGTCCAGACCGTGCTGCGCCCCCAGGGCGGACTCGCACCGGGACTCGACGCCGATGATTTTCGGGACTACCGGGCCGTGGCCGGTCAGATCACGTCAGGGCGGGTCAGCCTCGGCGATGAGATCGACGTCCACCCGGCCGGGATCCGTACGACGGTCACCGGCATCGACACCGCCGATGGGCCGCTGGAGACGGCAGGTGCCCCGCAGTCGGTGGCGTTGCGGCTGGCCGATGACATCGACACCGCACGCGGCACCGTCATCGCCGGTGCCGGCACACTGCCGCCGGCCCGCCGGGAACTCACCGCAGAGGTGTTCCCCTTCACCTCCGAGGGCCTGCGCACGGGCGATCGGGTGCTGGTGAAGACCGGGACGACGACCGTCAAGGGCATCGTCACGATCGAGACCAAACGCAACCTCGCAACCGCGCAGACGGAGGCCGCCGAGGTGCTCGCCGGCAACGACATCGGCCAGGCCAGGGTGAAGCTCGCAGCCGAACTGCCGGTCGCGGACTTCCGCGCCCACGGTTCGGCTGGGGCGTTCGTCATCATCGACCCGCAGTCGGGAAATACGCTCGCGGCGGGCATCCACACCCCCGAGGCGAACTCATGA
- the cysD gene encoding sulfate adenylyltransferase subunit CysD produces the protein MTIDQTTQPQTTQSQPQTQTTQTQATLSTLDVLESEAIHIIREVAAEFEKPVLLFSGGKDSVTVLHLAAKAFWPAKIPFGLLHVDTGHNFPEIIRFRDETAERFGLDLTVAKVQDYIDDGRLRERPDGTRNTLQTQPLLDAIADGGFDAVFGGARRDEDKARAKERILSLRDEFGGWNPSNQRPELWNIYNGRHLPGEHVRVFPISNFTELDVWSYIARENIDLPELYFAHEREVFNRDNMWWATGEFSVPREDEDVIRRTVRYRTVGDMSCTGAVESDAADYESILAEVAATTVTERGATRADDRISAAAMEDRKKDGYF, from the coding sequence ATGACTATCGACCAGACCACACAGCCACAGACCACACAGTCACAGCCACAGACGCAGACCACACAGACCCAGGCCACCCTGTCGACCCTCGACGTCTTGGAATCCGAGGCGATCCACATCATCCGTGAGGTCGCCGCCGAATTCGAGAAGCCTGTGCTGCTGTTCTCCGGCGGCAAGGACTCCGTGACGGTCCTCCACCTCGCGGCGAAGGCCTTCTGGCCGGCGAAGATCCCCTTCGGGCTCCTCCATGTCGACACCGGCCACAACTTCCCGGAGATCATCCGCTTCCGTGACGAGACGGCCGAACGCTTCGGTCTCGATCTCACGGTCGCGAAGGTCCAGGACTACATCGACGACGGACGCCTGCGCGAACGCCCCGACGGGACGCGCAACACCCTGCAGACCCAGCCGCTGCTCGACGCGATCGCCGACGGCGGATTCGACGCCGTGTTCGGCGGGGCACGCCGGGATGAGGACAAGGCCCGGGCGAAGGAACGCATCCTGTCGCTGCGCGACGAGTTCGGCGGCTGGAACCCGAGCAACCAGCGCCCCGAACTGTGGAACATCTACAACGGCCGCCACCTGCCAGGCGAGCACGTGCGCGTATTCCCCATCTCGAACTTCACCGAACTCGACGTGTGGAGCTACATCGCGCGAGAGAACATCGACCTGCCCGAGCTCTACTTCGCCCACGAACGCGAGGTCTTCAACCGCGACAACATGTGGTGGGCCACCGGCGAATTCTCCGTCCCCCGCGAGGACGAGGACGTCATCCGCCGCACCGTGCGCTACCGCACCGTCGGCGACATGAGCTGCACCGGCGCCGTCGAATCCGACGCCGCCGACTACGAATCGATCCTCGCCGAGGTGGCCGCCACCACTGTGACCGAACGCGGTGCCACACGCGCCGACGACCGGATCTCGGCCGCGGCCATGGAGGACCGCAAGAAGGACGGATACTTCTGA
- a CDS encoding FAD-dependent oxidoreductase — protein sequence MTTPLRVAIIGAGPAGIYAADLLTKAEHDLDLSIDLFERLPSPFGLVRYGVAPDHPRIKGIINALIKVLDRGDIRLFGNVEYGADISLGELTDRYDAVIFSTGCFVDAPLELPGIDLPGSYGAADFVNWYDSHPDVPQTWPLDAEKVAVLGNGNVALDVARVLAKQADDLHTTEIPDHVYEGLKSSKVTDVHVFGRRGPAQAKFTPLELRELGQVADVDIIVYPEDYEFDQGSLDAIEASNQVKQVTKTLTDFAMREETGAKRRLHLHFLHAPVAILGEDRVTGLRTERQELDGNGGVNGTGDFHDWDIDAVYRAVGYAGTKLPQLPFDEAKRVIPNHEGRVVDTDDQKQAAEADVIPGVYATGWIKRGPVGLIGHTKGDALETIGHILEDQAAGALTEPVYPERESIVELLESKGVDYADWEGYHRLEAAEKALGEAEGRERVKLATREAMLAEARAHLTAEANAG from the coding sequence ATGACGACACCACTGAGAGTGGCCATCATCGGCGCCGGACCTGCAGGCATCTATGCCGCGGACCTGCTGACGAAGGCCGAACACGACCTGGACTTGAGCATTGACCTGTTCGAGCGTCTGCCCTCGCCCTTCGGGCTCGTCCGCTACGGCGTCGCGCCCGACCATCCGCGGATCAAGGGCATCATCAACGCGCTCATCAAGGTCCTCGACCGCGGGGACATCCGCCTGTTCGGCAACGTCGAGTACGGGGCGGACATCAGCCTCGGCGAACTCACCGATCGCTACGATGCGGTGATCTTCTCCACCGGCTGCTTCGTCGACGCACCGCTCGAGCTGCCGGGCATCGACCTGCCCGGATCCTATGGTGCCGCCGACTTCGTCAACTGGTACGACTCGCATCCGGATGTGCCGCAGACGTGGCCGCTGGACGCGGAGAAGGTCGCCGTGCTCGGCAACGGCAACGTCGCCCTCGACGTGGCCCGAGTGCTCGCGAAGCAGGCCGATGACCTGCACACCACGGAGATCCCCGACCATGTCTATGAGGGTCTGAAGTCCTCCAAAGTCACCGACGTGCACGTGTTCGGTCGCCGGGGTCCCGCGCAGGCGAAGTTCACCCCGCTGGAGCTGCGTGAGCTCGGGCAGGTCGCCGATGTCGACATCATCGTCTACCCCGAGGACTACGAGTTCGATCAGGGTTCGCTTGACGCGATCGAGGCGAGCAACCAGGTCAAGCAGGTGACGAAGACGCTCACGGACTTTGCGATGCGCGAGGAGACGGGAGCGAAGCGCCGCCTGCACCTGCACTTCCTCCACGCACCGGTCGCCATCCTCGGCGAGGATCGGGTGACGGGGCTGCGCACGGAACGGCAGGAGCTCGATGGCAACGGTGGAGTCAACGGCACAGGAGATTTCCACGACTGGGACATCGACGCCGTCTACCGGGCGGTCGGCTATGCGGGCACGAAGCTGCCGCAGCTGCCCTTCGACGAGGCCAAGCGCGTCATCCCCAATCACGAGGGTCGCGTCGTCGACACCGACGATCAGAAGCAGGCCGCCGAGGCGGACGTCATCCCCGGCGTGTATGCGACCGGGTGGATCAAGCGCGGACCGGTGGGCCTCATCGGGCACACGAAGGGTGATGCCCTGGAGACGATCGGGCACATCCTCGAGGATCAGGCCGCCGGTGCGCTCACCGAACCGGTGTATCCGGAACGGGAGTCGATCGTCGAACTCCTCGAGTCCAAGGGCGTCGACTACGCGGACTGGGAGGGCTACCACCGTCTCGAGGCCGCAGAGAAGGCACTCGGCGAGGCCGAGGGACGAGAGCGCGTGAAGCTCGCAACCCGCGAGGCCATGCTCGCCGAGGCGCGCGCCCATCTGACCGCGGAGGCGAACGCGGGCTGA
- the cobA gene encoding uroporphyrinogen-III C-methyltransferase, translating into MSLFPTQVAGSVLLVGAGPGDLGLLTVTGLRALERADVIVADRLGARAIIDQLTEDRGAPLDAEIIDVGKQPGHHPVPQSRINEILIEQARLGRRVVRLKGGDPFVFGRGGEEVFACREAGIDVQVVPGVTSANSVPALAGIPLTHRGVATAYTVVTGHDQIEQIGGGRDHTVVVLMGIGTLVHSAGVLARGERGADCPVAIIEDGYGENQRVTIGTLGTIAFHAARRSVRSPAIVVIGDVVTHSPYAAGAFDAAVKPEPKLARNP; encoded by the coding sequence ATGAGTCTCTTCCCCACCCAGGTGGCGGGCAGCGTGCTGCTCGTCGGAGCCGGACCCGGCGACCTCGGGCTGCTGACCGTCACCGGTCTGCGCGCCCTGGAGCGGGCCGACGTCATCGTGGCCGACCGCCTCGGCGCGCGTGCGATCATCGATCAGCTCACCGAGGATCGGGGCGCACCCCTGGATGCCGAGATCATCGATGTCGGCAAACAGCCGGGCCATCACCCAGTGCCGCAGTCGCGGATCAACGAGATCCTCATCGAACAGGCCCGACTCGGCCGTCGCGTCGTCCGCCTCAAGGGCGGGGACCCCTTCGTCTTCGGACGTGGGGGAGAGGAAGTCTTCGCGTGCCGCGAGGCCGGCATCGACGTCCAGGTCGTCCCGGGTGTGACGAGTGCGAACTCGGTGCCCGCGCTCGCGGGGATTCCCCTGACCCACCGGGGCGTGGCGACCGCGTACACCGTGGTCACCGGCCACGATCAGATCGAGCAGATCGGCGGGGGACGCGACCACACGGTCGTCGTGCTCATGGGCATCGGCACCCTCGTCCACTCGGCGGGAGTGCTCGCTCGCGGTGAACGTGGAGCGGACTGCCCGGTCGCGATCATCGAGGACGGGTACGGTGAGAACCAGCGAGTGACGATCGGGACGCTCGGCACGATTGCCTTCCACGCCGCCCGCCGAAGCGTGCGCTCACCGGCCATCGTCGTCATCGGCGATGTCGTCACCCACAGCCCCTACGCCGCCGGCGCATTCGACGCCGCGGTCAAACCAGAACCGAAGCTGGCAAGGAACCCATGA
- the wecC gene encoding UDP-N-acetyl-D-mannosamine dehydrogenase translates to MPPTVTSQRPSVAVIGLGYIGLPTAAVLASSGADVVGVDINADAVATINDGKVPFVEPDMATTVAGVVSQGYLRATTETPHADNYIVAVPTPFKDGHEPDLSYIEAAGKQIAPLLEGNELIILESTSPPGATEFLAETILSARPDLTLKSGSAQTIYFAHCPERVLPGRIMIELRTNDRIVGTLNGNAGERARDLYELFCEGEFLMTDARTAEMAKLTENAYRDVNIAFANELSVISDGLDINVWELIKLANHHPRVNILQPGPGVGGHCIAVDPWFIVATAPDQSSLIRTAREVNDAKPGFVLDKLLPQARRIADVQIAALGLAFKPNIDDLRESPARQIVGQLADELPDAKIMAVEPNIDRLPAELAERSNVTLTEVNEAIRAADIVLLLVDHNEFTRIDRTLLTQKIVHDTRGVWG, encoded by the coding sequence ATGCCGCCCACCGTCACGTCACAACGCCCTTCGGTCGCCGTCATCGGTCTGGGTTATATCGGTCTTCCGACTGCCGCTGTTCTGGCCAGCTCGGGCGCGGATGTGGTCGGCGTCGACATCAACGCCGATGCGGTGGCGACCATCAACGACGGCAAGGTCCCGTTCGTCGAACCGGACATGGCGACCACGGTAGCCGGTGTCGTGTCACAGGGTTATCTGCGGGCGACGACCGAGACTCCGCATGCGGACAACTACATCGTCGCGGTGCCGACGCCGTTCAAGGACGGTCACGAGCCGGATCTGTCGTACATCGAGGCGGCGGGCAAGCAGATCGCACCTCTGCTCGAGGGCAATGAGCTCATCATTCTCGAGTCGACGTCTCCTCCCGGTGCCACGGAATTCCTCGCTGAGACGATTCTGTCGGCTCGACCGGATCTGACGCTCAAATCGGGCAGCGCGCAGACGATCTACTTCGCCCACTGCCCCGAACGTGTCCTGCCTGGTCGCATCATGATCGAGCTGCGTACGAACGACCGCATCGTCGGCACGCTCAACGGCAATGCCGGCGAACGTGCTCGGGACCTCTACGAGTTGTTCTGTGAGGGCGAGTTCCTCATGACCGATGCTCGCACCGCGGAGATGGCGAAGTTGACGGAGAACGCCTACCGCGACGTCAACATCGCCTTCGCCAATGAGCTGTCGGTGATCTCAGACGGACTCGATATCAACGTATGGGAGCTCATCAAGCTCGCCAACCATCACCCTCGCGTGAACATCCTGCAGCCGGGCCCTGGTGTCGGCGGCCACTGCATCGCCGTCGACCCGTGGTTCATCGTCGCCACCGCGCCGGACCAGTCATCGCTCATCAGGACCGCTCGCGAGGTCAACGACGCGAAGCCCGGTTTCGTGCTCGACAAGCTCCTCCCCCAGGCTCGCCGCATTGCCGACGTGCAGATCGCAGCTCTCGGTCTGGCATTCAAACCGAATATCGATGACCTCCGTGAGAGCCCTGCCCGTCAGATCGTCGGTCAGCTCGCCGACGAGCTCCCTGACGCCAAGATCATGGCTGTCGAACCGAACATCGACCGGCTGCCTGCAGAGCTCGCGGAGCGCTCAAATGTCACCCTCACCGAGGTCAACGAGGCCATTCGCGCCGCCGACATCGTACTGCTGCTGGTCGACCACAACGAGTTCACCCGCATCGACCGGACCCTGCTCACGCAGAAGATCGTCCACGATACGCGGGGTGTGTGGGGGTGA
- the fdxA gene encoding ferredoxin, giving the protein MTYIIAQPCVDVKDRACIEECPVDCIYEGKRSLYIHPEECVDCGACEPVCPVEAIFYEDDVPDEWEDYHAANVDFFDDIGSPGGAAAHGVIDKDHPFIAALPPQNTDD; this is encoded by the coding sequence ATGACCTACATCATCGCTCAGCCCTGCGTCGACGTGAAGGACCGCGCCTGCATCGAGGAGTGCCCGGTCGACTGCATCTACGAGGGCAAACGTTCCCTGTACATCCACCCCGAGGAATGCGTCGACTGCGGGGCATGCGAACCCGTGTGCCCGGTCGAGGCGATCTTCTACGAAGACGATGTGCCCGATGAGTGGGAGGACTACCACGCGGCGAACGTCGACTTCTTCGACGACATCGGCTCCCCGGGCGGGGCCGCCGCGCACGGGGTCATCGACAAGGACCATCCCTTCATTGCGGCCCTGCCCCCGCAGAACACCGACGACTGA